Below is a window of Desulfarculaceae bacterium DNA.
CTGCCCGGGCTCTACGCGGCCGGCGACACCAGCCTCTGCGCGCGCGGACACCTCTCCGGCGCCTTTGTCTACGGCGAGATCTGCGCCGAGAGCGGCAGCGAGTTCGCCCGCGAGAAAGGCCTGGCCCCCTTCGACCCGGCCAAGGTGGACGCCTTCCTGGCCCGGCGCGAAGCCCGTCTCTCCCAGGGCAAAAACCCCATCGCGGTGGAGGAGTTCGAGTTCAAGGTGCGGCGCATCATCACCGACTACCTCACCCCGCCCAAGAACGAGTACAAGCTCAAGCGGGTGCTGTGGTGGATGGAGCGCTTCCGCCAGGAGCTGGACGAGATGGTCTACGTAAAGGACATGCACGACCTGTTCAAGACCTACGAGGTGGCCAACATCATCCAGTGCGCCACCCTGTGCGCCACCGCCTCGCTGGAGCGCACCGAGAGCCGCTGGCTGCCCTGGCACTACCGCACCGACTTCCCGGACAAGAACGACGCCCAGTGGCTCAAGCACATCGTGCTCAGCCAGGGCGAAGGCCCCGGCGAGGTGAATATCCAGCACAAAGACATCATCAAGATGGCGGACCGGGGATAGTGTCATGCGCATGAACCTTTTGGAAGCCCTTTCGGACAATATCAAGATAAACAAGGATGCCTGCACCGCCTGCGGCGTGTGCGTGAACACCTGCATCCTGGACAACCTGCGCCTGAAGTTGGCCCCCTGCCGTAGGGCTTGCCCCCTGGGGGTCAACTGTCAGGGCTACGTCCAGCTCATCCTGCGTGGCGAGGAGGCGGCGGGCCTGGAGATGGTGCGCCGCGAGCTGCCCTTCCCGGGCATCCTGGGCCGCCTCTGCTCGGCCCAATGCGAGGCCTCCTGCCAGCGCCGGGCCGAGACCGGCTCGGCCGTGGCCATCCGCGCCCTGAAGCGCTACCTGGCCGACTTTGGCGGCAAGGCCGCCCTGCCCGAGAAGGCCCCGGCCTCCGGCAAGAAGGTGGCCGTGGTGGGATCGGGCCCGGCGGGCATGATGGCCGCCTGGGACCTTCTGGTCAAAGGCCACGAGGTCGCGGTGTTCGACGCCGAGCCCGAGCCCGGCGGCATGCTGCGCTGGGCGGTGCCCAGCTTCCGCCTGCCCGGCGAGGTCCTGGCCGCCGAGTGGGGCCAGCTCCTGGAGCTGGGCGCCACCTTCCAGGGCAACCAGGCCCTAGGCCGCGAGCTGAGCCTGGACAGCCTGGCCGCCGAGTACGACGCGGTGATCCTGGCCGTGGGCTGCCCAAGCCCCAAGCGCCTGGGCCTGGAGGGCGAGGACGCCCAGGGCGTGCACCATGCCCTGCCCCTGCTGCGCGCGGTGCGCGCCGGCGAGCCCCCGGCCCTGAGCGGCAAGGTGGTGGTGGTCGGCGGCGGCGAGGTGGCCCTGGACACGGCCCAGACCGCGCTCCGCCTGGGCGCGTCCCAGGTCACGGTGATCAGCCTGGAGGAGCGGGGCGGCATGCCCGCCTCTTCCGAGGCCCTGGCCCTGGCCGAGGGCGAGGGCGTGGTGCTGGATCCCTCCTGGGGCCCCGTGCGCTTTATTTCAAAAGACGGCGCGGTGAGCGGCCTGGAGCTCCAGCGCTGCCTGGCGGTGATGGACGCCATGGGCAACTTCGCCCCCAGCTTTGACGAGTGCCAGCTCAAGACCGTCGAGGCCGACGCGGTGATCGTGGCCATCGGCCAGGAGCGCGGCCCCGAGGCGCCCTACAAGGTCGCCGACCCGCTCACCCTGCAAAGCTCTCTGCCCAAGGTGTTCCTGGCCGGCGACGGGGTCAGCGGCCCCGGCACCATCGTTGAGGCCATGGCCTCGGGCCGCCAGGCGGCCGAAAGCGCCCATCGCCTGATCACCGGAGAGCACCTCACCTACGGCAGGAGCTACCCCGGCCCGGTGGAGACGGAGTTCGAGATCGACACCAGCCGGGGCTCGGACGCCGAGCGCGCCGAGGCTCCGGTGCACCGTCCCAGCGGGGCGGGCGACTTCGCCGAGGTGG
It encodes the following:
- a CDS encoding FAD-dependent oxidoreductase, which produces MRMNLLEALSDNIKINKDACTACGVCVNTCILDNLRLKLAPCRRACPLGVNCQGYVQLILRGEEAAGLEMVRRELPFPGILGRLCSAQCEASCQRRAETGSAVAIRALKRYLADFGGKAALPEKAPASGKKVAVVGSGPAGMMAAWDLLVKGHEVAVFDAEPEPGGMLRWAVPSFRLPGEVLAAEWGQLLELGATFQGNQALGRELSLDSLAAEYDAVILAVGCPSPKRLGLEGEDAQGVHHALPLLRAVRAGEPPALSGKVVVVGGGEVALDTAQTALRLGASQVTVISLEERGGMPASSEALALAEGEGVVLDPSWGPVRFISKDGAVSGLELQRCLAVMDAMGNFAPSFDECQLKTVEADAVIVAIGQERGPEAPYKVADPLTLQSSLPKVFLAGDGVSGPGTIVEAMASGRQAAESAHRLITGEHLTYGRSYPGPVETEFEIDTSRGSDAERAEAPVHRPSGAGDFAEVELALTPAQAKAEAGRCYSCGAPFGKFRTCWFCLPCEVECPQDALWVDIPYLLR